From Candidatus Dormiibacterota bacterium, the proteins below share one genomic window:
- a CDS encoding radical SAM protein: protein MSQAVARIDERTEVGLEARPVPPAPRPAAAPQAPAPKRGATRYLRPHVVAGSLLKAAAHLTWHAFQAVNTRLPYGVKQPKWAPAPLMKSKDRTFPQLGFPRETDSLCPQCVKDVRESIVQGESDWRVLIDGKPGEIKAKIVERGNQIWMEKDCPRHGHFEDLMAMDADFLRRMERLYPGRDFRMAPDPFHNHGSSTIKYGRGAVLTVDLTNRCNMMCNPCFMDANQVGYVHELTWDDVRQILDNSINVKPHRQMSVQFSGGEPTLSPYFLDAVAYSRKVGYNSVQAATNGIRFAQDLDFAKRAKAAGLRLVYLQFDGVTNEANNHRGVGNLFDVKKRAIQNLKAAGIDVTLVTTIVNTINDQQVGPIIQFAIDNIDKINAVSFQPVSFTGRDEDIDDESRRKQRYTLSHLAHDVKKQLGITEPLRDWYPLSASGPFSDLRDQLEGADAEWGSLKCGCHPNCGVGTMLLVNQTNKTAVPFPQILDTDRLLVDLKTINDTCRAKPVTVFQFVLSVLRNARFSEMPEGMNLWEMMKIIDGHNGGKLGLAEKSRYNWRIMMVAGMWFQDLFNYDFRRTEMCIIPYATQVGEVSFCAYNTGVGWRQIVEKMFSTHSTAQWFKEKGRHPIFAAGKHVPLGPSSDSAQPLPVVSEIHVQGRETPVVPAVSPAALQGSSSEGTAACGTGCGCH from the coding sequence GGACCGAAGTCGGGTTGGAAGCGCGCCCGGTTCCCCCGGCGCCCCGACCGGCGGCGGCGCCTCAGGCGCCGGCCCCGAAGCGGGGAGCGACGCGCTATCTCCGCCCGCACGTCGTAGCGGGCTCGCTGCTCAAGGCGGCGGCCCACTTGACCTGGCACGCTTTCCAGGCGGTGAACACGCGCCTGCCCTACGGCGTGAAGCAGCCGAAGTGGGCTCCCGCGCCGCTGATGAAGAGCAAGGACCGGACGTTCCCGCAGCTGGGCTTTCCCAGGGAGACCGACTCGCTGTGCCCCCAGTGCGTCAAGGACGTGCGCGAGAGCATCGTCCAGGGGGAGAGCGACTGGCGCGTCCTCATCGACGGCAAGCCGGGGGAGATCAAGGCGAAGATCGTCGAGCGCGGCAACCAGATCTGGATGGAGAAGGACTGCCCTCGCCACGGCCACTTCGAGGATCTCATGGCCATGGATGCCGACTTCCTGCGGCGCATGGAGCGGCTGTACCCGGGTCGGGACTTCCGCATGGCGCCCGATCCGTTCCACAACCACGGCTCCTCCACCATCAAGTATGGCCGCGGCGCGGTCCTGACCGTCGACCTGACGAACCGCTGCAACATGATGTGCAACCCCTGCTTCATGGACGCCAACCAGGTCGGGTACGTGCACGAGCTGACGTGGGACGACGTCCGCCAGATCCTCGACAACTCGATCAACGTGAAGCCGCACCGGCAGATGTCGGTGCAGTTCTCGGGCGGCGAGCCGACCCTGTCGCCGTATTTCCTCGACGCGGTCGCCTACTCGCGCAAGGTCGGCTACAACAGCGTGCAGGCGGCGACCAACGGCATCCGGTTCGCGCAGGACCTCGACTTCGCGAAGCGCGCCAAGGCGGCCGGGCTGCGGCTGGTCTACCTCCAGTTCGACGGAGTCACGAACGAGGCCAACAACCACCGCGGCGTCGGCAACCTGTTCGACGTCAAGAAGCGGGCCATCCAGAACCTGAAGGCGGCCGGCATCGACGTCACCCTGGTCACGACGATCGTCAACACCATCAACGATCAGCAGGTGGGGCCGATCATCCAGTTCGCCATCGACAACATCGACAAGATCAACGCCGTGTCGTTCCAGCCGGTGTCCTTCACCGGGCGGGACGAGGACATCGACGACGAGTCCCGCCGGAAGCAGCGCTACACCCTGTCGCACCTGGCGCACGACGTCAAGAAGCAGCTCGGCATCACCGAGCCGCTGCGCGACTGGTATCCGCTGTCGGCCTCCGGCCCCTTCTCGGACCTGCGCGACCAGCTCGAGGGGGCCGACGCGGAATGGGGCTCCCTGAAGTGCGGCTGCCACCCCAACTGCGGCGTCGGCACGATGCTCCTGGTCAACCAGACGAACAAGACCGCCGTGCCCTTCCCGCAGATCCTGGACACCGACCGGCTGCTCGTGGATCTCAAGACCATCAACGACACCTGCCGCGCGAAGCCGGTGACGGTCTTCCAGTTCGTGCTGTCGGTGCTGCGCAACGCGCGTTTCTCCGAGATGCCGGAGGGCATGAACCTCTGGGAGATGATGAAGATCATCGACGGCCACAACGGCGGCAAGCTCGGCCTGGCCGAGAAGTCCCGCTACAACTGGCGCATCATGATGGTCGCGGGGATGTGGTTCCAGGATCTGTTCAACTACGACTTCCGCCGCACGGAGATGTGCATCATCCCCTACGCGACGCAGGTGGGAGAGGTCTCGTTCTGCGCCTACAACACCGGCGTGGGCTGGCGGCAGATCGTCGAGAAGATGTTCTCCACCCACAGCACCGCCCAGTGGTTCAAGGAGAAGGGGCGCCATCCGATCTTCGCCGCGGGCAAGCACGTTCCGCTCGGGCCGTCGTCGGACAGCGCCCAGCCGCTGCCGGTCGTCTCCGAGATCCACGTCCAGGGGCGGGAGACTCCGGTCGTTCCCGCCGTCTCCCCGGCGGCCCTGCAGGGCTCATCCTCCGAAGGGACCGCCGCCTGCGGCACGGGGTGCGGCTGCCACTGA
- the pyk gene encoding pyruvate kinase, translating into MRRTKIIATLGPATATPTALTGLLRAGVDVVRLNMSHGDHAAHARAIATTRRAAADLGRPVAVLADLQGSKGRVGSLAGGRPLVLRRGDVVTLTPRRVPGRPGLIPTSHRGLARDVRRGDPILLDDGRIELIVLRSRGQDVVVRVLAGGLLHEHKGMNLPGTDLTGGALTSKDRADLEFALRHGVDYLALSFVRSAGDVERVRRLLGRRGRRVPLIAKLEVRRAVERLPEILHAADGVMVARGDLGVEVPLERVPVLQKWILQEANRAGVIAITATQMLESMVEQPRPTRAEASDVANAIFDGTDVVMLSAETASGKFPLRAVAVMDRIIREAEKSGLHWPARSAGPPPGAGLEVRAVAHAAVDAAREWGARAIVVYTQTGETARVLSKLRPPCPIMALAPTEQARRRMALWWGVLPLAMRFSRSTDRMLRDGERALLAARLLKRGARVVVVSGTSPQAGATNLMKLHRLGEGR; encoded by the coding sequence ATGAGACGCACCAAGATCATCGCCACGCTCGGTCCGGCCACGGCGACACCCACGGCCCTCACGGGGCTGCTGCGCGCCGGGGTCGATGTCGTGCGCCTCAACATGTCCCACGGGGACCACGCCGCCCACGCCCGGGCGATCGCGACGACCCGCCGCGCCGCGGCGGACCTGGGACGGCCGGTCGCCGTCCTGGCGGACCTGCAGGGATCCAAGGGGCGCGTCGGCTCGCTGGCCGGCGGCCGGCCGCTCGTCCTGCGGCGCGGTGACGTCGTCACGCTCACGCCCCGGAGGGTTCCCGGCCGCCCCGGGCTCATCCCGACCTCCCACCGCGGCCTCGCCCGCGACGTGCGGCGGGGCGATCCGATCCTGCTCGACGACGGCCGCATCGAGCTGATCGTCCTGCGCAGCCGCGGGCAGGACGTGGTCGTCCGCGTCTTAGCCGGCGGTCTCCTCCACGAGCACAAGGGGATGAACCTGCCCGGTACCGATCTCACCGGCGGCGCCCTCACCTCCAAGGACCGCGCCGACCTGGAATTCGCTCTGCGGCATGGGGTCGACTACCTGGCGCTGTCGTTCGTGCGCTCCGCCGGGGATGTGGAGCGCGTTCGGCGCCTGCTGGGACGGCGGGGGAGACGCGTGCCGCTCATCGCCAAGCTCGAGGTGCGCCGCGCCGTGGAGCGGCTCCCCGAGATCCTGCATGCGGCCGACGGCGTGATGGTGGCGCGCGGAGACCTCGGGGTCGAAGTGCCGCTCGAGCGGGTCCCGGTGCTGCAGAAGTGGATCCTGCAGGAGGCCAACCGCGCGGGTGTGATCGCCATCACGGCGACCCAGATGCTCGAGTCGATGGTCGAGCAGCCGCGCCCGACCCGCGCCGAGGCGTCGGACGTCGCGAACGCCATCTTCGACGGGACCGACGTGGTCATGCTGTCCGCCGAGACCGCCTCGGGAAAATTTCCCCTGCGGGCGGTTGCGGTGATGGATCGCATCATTCGCGAGGCCGAGAAGAGCGGGTTGCACTGGCCGGCGCGGAGCGCCGGGCCTCCCCCGGGGGCCGGTCTGGAGGTGCGCGCCGTGGCGCACGCGGCGGTCGACGCCGCCCGCGAGTGGGGGGCGCGCGCCATCGTGGTCTACACCCAGACCGGCGAGACCGCCCGCGTCCTGTCCAAGCTGAGGCCGCCCTGCCCGATCATGGCGCTCGCCCCCACGGAGCAGGCGCGGCGACGCATGGCCCTGTGGTGGGGTGTCCTGCCCCTGGCGATGCGCTTCTCGCGCAGCACCGACCGGATGCTCCGGGACGGCGAGCGTGCTCTCCTCGCCGCGCGCCTCTTGAAGAGGGGCGCCCGGGTCGTCGTGGTGTCGGGCACGTCGCCCCAGGCCGGCGCGACGAACCTCATGAAGCTGCACCGTCTCGGGGAAGGGCGCTGA
- the pheA gene encoding prephenate dehydratase, whose product MKRTGSPRVGIQGERGAFSELAVLSLFGAGARIVPCAEFDGLFRAAETGRCRFALAPVENTIAGSIHRVHDLLLASPLKVAGEAIIRVTHALVALPGVRFRDVRRVYSHPVALAQCERFFRRNPRLVRVATYDTAGSVRLLREERARDGAAIASELAARLYGARILKRGLEDHRANFTRFFLLSRDGRPLGPPDKTSILFATRHVPGALFRCMGVFALRDINLLKIESRPMRGRPWEYVFHVDVDGSPREERVKNALRHLEEVCDFVRVLGSYPRARTPRL is encoded by the coding sequence ATGAAACGGACCGGCTCGCCCCGCGTCGGCATCCAGGGTGAGAGGGGGGCGTTCTCGGAGCTGGCGGTGCTCTCGCTCTTCGGCGCGGGCGCCCGGATCGTGCCCTGCGCCGAGTTCGACGGGCTGTTCCGGGCGGCGGAGACGGGACGCTGCCGCTTCGCCCTGGCGCCGGTCGAGAATACCATCGCCGGCTCGATCCACAGGGTGCACGACCTGCTCCTCGCCTCCCCGCTCAAGGTCGCCGGGGAGGCGATCATCCGCGTCACCCACGCGCTCGTGGCCCTTCCGGGCGTCAGGTTCCGGGACGTGCGGCGCGTCTACTCGCACCCGGTGGCCCTCGCCCAGTGCGAGCGGTTCTTCCGCCGGAACCCGCGCCTGGTCCGCGTCGCAACGTATGACACCGCCGGAAGCGTGCGGCTGCTGCGCGAGGAGCGGGCGCGCGACGGGGCGGCCATCGCCTCGGAGCTGGCGGCCCGCCTGTACGGAGCACGCATCTTGAAGCGGGGTCTCGAGGACCACCGGGCCAATTTCACCCGCTTCTTCCTGCTGTCGCGTGACGGACGACCGCTGGGACCGCCGGACAAGACCTCGATCCTGTTCGCCACCCGGCATGTCCCCGGCGCGCTGTTCCGCTGCATGGGTGTCTTCGCCCTGCGCGACATCAATCTCCTGAAGATCGAGTCCCGCCCGATGCGCGGGCGCCCCTGGGAATATGTCTTCCACGTGGATGTGGACGGGTCGCCGCGCGAGGAGAGGGTCAAGAACGCGCTCCGGCACCTCGAGGAGGTGTGCGACTTCGTGCGCGTCCTCGGCTCCTACCCGCGGGCGCGCACACCGCGCCTCTGA
- the ftcD gene encoding glutamate formimidoyltransferase, protein MEAGDGPGPRAPLTPVVECVPNFSEGRRREVIDAILDAVRRSGPASVLDFSSDSDHNRSVLTLAGSPEAIHAACLALVAACIERIDLRAHTGAHPRMGAVDVLPLVPIRGLAMRDCVLLARDLGDAIARRHDLPVYLYENAALTPSRRNLAEIRKGGFEGFPEKIKDPRWKPDFGPDRVHPSAGCVAIGAREFLIAYNINLASADLDLAKSIARLIREKDGGLPCVKAMGVLLKDRNLAQVSINMTDFRRTPLHVVFDRVREEAARHSVGIAGSEIVGLVPAEALFQAARHSLMLEEFDPSRVLERRLEESEARERGDGR, encoded by the coding sequence ATGGAAGCGGGTGACGGACCGGGGCCGCGCGCCCCGCTCACCCCCGTCGTCGAGTGCGTCCCCAATTTCAGCGAAGGGCGACGGCGCGAGGTCATCGACGCCATCCTCGACGCCGTCCGTCGGAGCGGACCGGCGTCGGTCCTCGACTTCTCGTCCGACTCCGATCACAACCGCTCCGTCCTCACCCTCGCGGGCAGCCCTGAGGCGATTCACGCGGCCTGCCTCGCCCTGGTCGCGGCCTGCATCGAGCGCATCGATCTGAGGGCCCACACCGGCGCCCACCCGCGCATGGGGGCGGTGGACGTCCTGCCACTCGTGCCGATCCGGGGTCTCGCGATGCGGGACTGCGTCCTCCTGGCGCGCGATCTCGGCGACGCGATAGCCAGACGTCACGACCTGCCGGTCTACCTCTACGAGAACGCGGCGCTCACCCCCTCGAGGCGCAACCTGGCCGAGATCCGCAAGGGCGGGTTCGAGGGATTCCCCGAGAAGATCAAGGACCCGCGGTGGAAGCCGGATTTCGGGCCGGACCGCGTGCACCCGAGCGCCGGCTGCGTCGCCATCGGAGCACGCGAGTTCCTGATCGCCTACAACATCAATCTCGCGTCCGCCGATCTGGACCTTGCGAAATCGATTGCCCGGCTCATCCGCGAGAAGGACGGCGGTCTTCCCTGCGTCAAGGCGATGGGCGTCCTGCTGAAGGACCGCAACCTGGCCCAGGTGTCGATCAACATGACGGACTTCCGCAGGACACCTCTGCACGTGGTCTTCGACAGGGTTCGCGAGGAAGCCGCCCGCCACAGCGTCGGGATCGCCGGCAGCGAGATCGTCGGTCTCGTCCCCGCGGAGGCGCTGTTCCAGGCGGCGCGTCATTCCCTCATGCTGGAGGAGTTCGATCCCTCCAGGGTCCTCGAGCGGCGGCTCGAGGAGTCTGAGGCACGTGAGCGCGGAGACGGGCGATGA
- a CDS encoding glutamate-cysteine ligase family protein, producing MDATITREEDLQGYFESGSKPRERWGVGLEYERAGVFRDSGRAVPYEGPASVETILNTLAKSAGWTPMLEGGRILGLSKGGTRITLEPGAQMELSGAVHRGLATLRDELAAYISAVEEVSRPHGIAWLGIGLQPFTPLDEIGFIPKKRYAIMRDYLPKRGSRAHVMMKQTCGIQINLDYGSETDAADKLRTAMGLSPLLTALFANSPILDGRLNGYMTYRAWAWLDTDPDRCGLLPFVFKDGAGFHDYLEYALDVPMFFVVRGEDYRPANGLTFRKFIRKGFDGEKPTLLDWEIHLSTLFPEVRLKKYIEVRGTDSGEPASCLALAAFLKGILYDGASRRAAWGLVRDMSFKERERLLEDVCRAGPAARLPAPAQGRGEGTAGTVPARDLLIELVRLARQGLNNQGCPEESEHLAILDRRLGGEGGCPAARLAADWEGPMGRNPLKLVEALSQTQVEVS from the coding sequence ATGGACGCGACCATCACGCGGGAAGAGGACCTGCAGGGATACTTTGAGAGCGGCTCGAAGCCCCGTGAGCGCTGGGGTGTGGGCCTGGAGTACGAGCGCGCGGGCGTGTTCCGCGACAGCGGGCGCGCGGTGCCGTATGAAGGCCCGGCCTCGGTCGAGACCATCCTGAACACGCTGGCCAAGAGCGCCGGCTGGACTCCGATGCTGGAGGGGGGGCGGATCCTCGGTCTCTCCAAGGGGGGAACGCGGATCACCCTCGAGCCCGGGGCCCAGATGGAGCTGTCGGGCGCGGTGCATCGCGGCCTGGCGACCCTGCGTGACGAGCTCGCCGCCTACATCTCCGCCGTGGAAGAGGTCTCCCGTCCGCACGGCATCGCGTGGCTCGGCATCGGACTGCAGCCGTTCACTCCGCTGGACGAGATCGGCTTCATCCCCAAGAAACGCTACGCCATCATGCGCGACTACCTTCCGAAGCGCGGCTCGCGCGCCCACGTCATGATGAAGCAGACCTGCGGCATCCAGATCAACCTGGACTATGGCAGCGAGACCGACGCCGCGGACAAGCTCCGCACGGCCATGGGCCTGTCGCCCCTCCTGACCGCGCTGTTCGCCAATTCTCCGATCCTGGACGGCCGGCTGAACGGCTACATGACCTACCGTGCGTGGGCCTGGCTCGACACCGATCCGGATCGCTGCGGTCTCCTGCCGTTCGTCTTCAAGGACGGGGCCGGATTCCACGACTACCTCGAGTACGCCCTCGACGTGCCGATGTTCTTCGTGGTGCGCGGCGAGGACTACCGCCCGGCGAACGGCCTGACGTTCCGCAAGTTCATCAGAAAGGGGTTCGACGGCGAGAAGCCGACGCTTCTCGACTGGGAGATCCATCTGTCCACGTTGTTTCCGGAAGTCCGGCTGAAGAAGTACATCGAGGTGCGCGGCACGGACTCCGGGGAGCCCGCGTCCTGCCTGGCCCTGGCGGCGTTTCTCAAGGGGATCCTCTACGACGGTGCGTCGCGCCGCGCGGCCTGGGGGCTGGTGCGCGACATGTCCTTCAAGGAACGCGAGCGGCTTCTCGAGGACGTCTGCCGCGCCGGTCCGGCGGCGCGCCTGCCGGCCCCCGCACAGGGACGCGGCGAGGGGACCGCCGGGACCGTGCCGGCCCGCGACCTGCTCATCGAGCTGGTCCGCCTGGCACGCCAGGGTCTCAACAACCAGGGGTGCCCGGAGGAATCGGAGCACCTCGCCATCCTCGACCGTCGCCTCGGGGGGGAGGGTGGCTGCCCCGCCGCTCGACTCGCCGCGGATTGGGAAGGCCCCATGGGCAGAAACCCGCTGAAGCTGGTCGAGGCGCTGTCGCAGACCCAGGTCGAGGTTTCCTGA
- a CDS encoding helix-turn-helix domain-containing protein — MEQTSTNSSGTAARSTTSPRPAEAREARQSIWGLAGGKGGVGRSLLAANLGIQLARAGRRVVLIDLDLQGSNLHAYLGYQRLPRTLADIASGKAALLSEIACETPTTNLRIIGGLQRGDLRDDPVAFVRQVAEQFATLSADHIIVDCGSGRWPATVATFAEATVGILVTTPEPAALESLYLFTETYLRWILLRAVTGESMGTIQERLQQAGIDPQRLSFRDFMTRLRTIDPGARDAIGALVRRTRLELLLNQVRGESEEEAAACLASGFRKLFGVPLATAGIIDHDLSILQAVQKRRPLSQQYPNAASTKEISRAAARLLSVGVGPLRAADEEWEDLESLDHYRVLEVVPKASAKEVQSAYQLLKKTYDPETTCLSTLMDAPGLRELQGRIEAAYRTLIFLESRSDYDRQLLGSGALKEDQVRGLHAGAAAKDVSAPSGEPPKDGSAAPDEQAGAGLELAGGQSVPSPILPDPPAEDPPDGGALLPATAPLPDGPAAESGAILGTAAESSNSQPTEPASPPADRPAPESGADLREERQRLRLALETIAEKTKIRRAYLQAIEEERFGELPAAVFVRGFLREYARCLGLSGEDVARNYMKRYRDWQESKGQPPGPASPFSHN; from the coding sequence ATGGAACAGACGAGCACGAACAGCAGCGGAACCGCCGCCCGCTCCACCACCTCCCCCCGGCCCGCCGAAGCGCGCGAGGCGCGCCAGTCGATCTGGGGCCTCGCGGGCGGCAAGGGAGGGGTCGGGCGGTCGCTCCTGGCGGCCAACCTCGGGATCCAGCTCGCGCGCGCCGGCCGGCGCGTCGTGCTGATCGACCTCGACCTGCAGGGGAGCAATCTGCACGCCTACCTCGGCTATCAACGCCTGCCGCGCACTCTCGCCGACATCGCCTCGGGGAAGGCGGCCCTCCTCTCCGAGATCGCCTGCGAGACGCCGACCACGAACCTGCGCATCATCGGCGGTCTCCAGCGCGGCGATCTGCGCGACGATCCCGTCGCGTTCGTGCGCCAGGTGGCCGAGCAGTTCGCGACGCTCTCCGCGGACCACATCATCGTGGACTGCGGGTCCGGCCGCTGGCCCGCGACGGTCGCCACATTCGCCGAGGCCACCGTCGGGATCCTGGTGACGACACCGGAGCCGGCCGCCCTCGAATCTCTGTACCTGTTCACCGAGACCTACCTGCGCTGGATCCTGCTGCGCGCCGTCACCGGCGAGTCGATGGGGACCATCCAGGAGCGTCTGCAGCAGGCGGGGATCGACCCGCAGCGTCTCTCCTTCCGGGACTTCATGACGCGTCTGCGGACCATCGATCCGGGGGCCCGCGACGCCATCGGGGCGCTGGTGCGGCGCACGCGACTCGAGCTGCTTTTGAACCAGGTGCGGGGAGAGTCGGAGGAGGAAGCGGCCGCCTGCCTCGCCAGCGGCTTCCGCAAGCTGTTCGGCGTGCCGCTGGCCACCGCGGGGATCATCGATCACGACCTGTCGATCCTGCAGGCGGTCCAGAAGAGGCGCCCGCTGTCGCAGCAATATCCCAACGCCGCGTCCACCAAGGAGATCTCCCGGGCCGCGGCGCGTCTCCTGTCGGTCGGCGTCGGGCCGCTGCGCGCCGCCGACGAAGAATGGGAGGACCTGGAATCGCTCGACCATTACCGGGTCCTGGAAGTGGTGCCCAAGGCCTCCGCGAAGGAGGTGCAATCGGCCTATCAGCTCCTCAAGAAGACCTACGATCCCGAAACCACCTGCCTGTCCACCCTCATGGACGCCCCGGGCCTGCGCGAGCTCCAGGGGCGCATCGAGGCGGCGTACCGCACGCTCATTTTCCTGGAGAGCCGCTCCGACTACGATCGACAGCTGCTCGGAAGCGGCGCGCTCAAGGAGGACCAGGTGCGCGGCCTGCACGCCGGCGCCGCCGCGAAGGACGTTTCCGCGCCGTCCGGCGAGCCACCGAAAGACGGGAGCGCCGCTCCGGACGAGCAGGCCGGGGCGGGGCTGGAGCTGGCCGGCGGCCAGTCGGTGCCGTCCCCGATCCTCCCCGATCCCCCGGCGGAAGACCCGCCGGACGGCGGGGCGCTCCTTCCCGCGACCGCTCCCCTCCCCGACGGCCCGGCCGCCGAATCCGGCGCGATCCTCGGGACGGCCGCGGAATCCTCGAATTCACAGCCGACCGAGCCCGCCTCTCCCCCTGCCGATCGACCGGCGCCCGAGAGCGGGGCCGATCTCCGCGAAGAACGGCAGCGTCTCCGCCTGGCGCTCGAGACCATCGCCGAGAAGACGAAGATCCGGCGCGCCTACCTGCAGGCGATCGAGGAGGAGCGTTTCGGTGAGCTGCCCGCCGCCGTCTTCGTGCGCGGGTTCCTGCGTGAGTACGCCCGCTGTCTGGGACTCTCGGGCGAGGACGTGGCGCGAAACTATATGAAGCGATACCGGGACTGGCAGGAATCGAAGGGCCAGCCGCCCGGGCCCGCCTCGCCCTTCTCTCACAACTGA
- a CDS encoding SpoVR family protein produces MANLPKNLADLQEEIEGHARSYGLDFFPVIFENLDYRGLNQVASYGGFPTRYPHWRFGMEYEYLSKSYSYGLSKIYEMVINNDPCYAYLLECNAVVDQKLVIAHVYAHCDFFKNNLAFSKTNRKMMDVMANHGTRIRRYMDAHGVEPVENFIDSCLSLENLIDPHSPFIVRERPKDLPGTEETRPVVRRMKSKSYMNDFVNPPEFVEARQKKLEEEAKRKKRFPESPQRDVLKFLVDNSPLDNWRRDVLSMVREEAYYYAPQAQTKIMNEGWATYWHSKLMTERLLTDAEVIDYADHHSGTLGGRSGRLNPYKLGVELYRNIEERWNKGRFGKEFDDCEDLVERARWDRKTGLGREKIFEVRRHCTDVTFIDNYLTEDFCREHKLFIYDFNPKTGMYQISDRDFKKVKQRLLFQLTNFGQPFIYVVDGNFRNKGELLLQHKYEGVELKHDYARETLRNIQRIWGRPVNLDTVVDEKTRRISFDGEEFEEKEVSDKVA; encoded by the coding sequence ATGGCCAACCTGCCGAAGAACCTGGCCGACCTTCAGGAAGAGATTGAGGGGCACGCGCGATCCTACGGCCTCGACTTCTTCCCGGTCATTTTCGAGAACCTCGATTACCGCGGCCTGAACCAGGTGGCTTCGTACGGCGGCTTCCCCACGCGCTATCCCCACTGGCGCTTCGGCATGGAATACGAGTACCTCTCCAAGTCCTACTCCTACGGTCTGTCGAAGATTTACGAGATGGTCATCAACAACGACCCGTGCTACGCCTACCTGCTGGAGTGCAACGCCGTCGTCGATCAGAAGCTGGTCATCGCTCACGTCTACGCGCACTGCGACTTCTTCAAGAACAACCTGGCCTTCTCGAAGACCAACCGCAAGATGATGGACGTGATGGCCAATCACGGCACCCGCATCCGGCGCTACATGGACGCGCACGGCGTCGAGCCGGTCGAGAACTTCATCGACAGCTGTCTGTCGCTCGAGAACCTGATCGATCCCCACTCCCCCTTCATCGTGCGGGAGCGCCCCAAGGACCTGCCGGGGACCGAAGAGACCCGGCCGGTGGTCCGGCGGATGAAAAGCAAGTCGTACATGAACGACTTCGTCAATCCGCCCGAATTCGTCGAGGCGCGCCAGAAGAAGCTCGAGGAGGAGGCGAAGCGCAAGAAGCGCTTCCCCGAGTCGCCGCAGCGCGACGTGCTGAAGTTCCTCGTCGACAACTCCCCCCTGGACAACTGGCGGCGCGACGTCCTGTCCATGGTGCGCGAGGAGGCCTACTACTACGCTCCCCAGGCCCAGACCAAGATCATGAACGAGGGGTGGGCCACCTACTGGCACTCCAAGCTGATGACCGAGCGACTGCTCACCGACGCCGAGGTGATCGACTACGCCGACCACCACTCCGGCACGCTCGGCGGCCGGAGCGGCCGCCTGAACCCCTACAAGCTGGGGGTCGAGCTGTACCGCAACATCGAGGAGCGCTGGAACAAGGGGCGTTTCGGCAAGGAGTTCGACGACTGCGAGGACCTGGTGGAGCGGGCGCGCTGGGACAGGAAGACCGGTCTCGGCCGCGAGAAGATCTTCGAGGTGCGCAGGCACTGCACCGACGTGACCTTCATCGATAATTATCTCACCGAGGACTTCTGCCGCGAGCACAAGCTGTTCATCTACGACTTCAATCCGAAGACCGGCATGTACCAGATCAGCGACCGCGACTTCAAGAAGGTGAAGCAGAGACTGCTCTTCCAGCTCACCAACTTCGGACAGCCGTTCATCTACGTCGTCGACGGCAATTTCCGCAACAAGGGAGAGCTCCTTCTGCAGCACAAGTACGAGGGTGTCGAGCTGAAGCACGACTACGCCCGCGAGACGCTCCGCAACATCCAGCGCATCTGGGGCCGCCCGGTGAACCTCGACACCGTGGTGGACGAGAAGACCCGCCGCATCAGTTTCGACGGCGAGGAATTCGAGGAAAAGGAAGTCTCCGACAAGGTGGCCTGA